The Actinomycetota bacterium DNA window CGTCGAGGACGATGCCGTGCAGGGCGGAGGCGTTACGCTTGAGCAGGCGGTCAGCCACTCGCTCCGCATGGACGTCGATGCAGTCCTGCACGCGGGGAGTAATGCCCGCAAAGCCCTGTACCTCCGCAGCCACCAGGGCCTGCACGGCCTCCGCTTCGGCGATCATGACATCGCGCAGGCCGGAGACGACATAATCTCTGTGGCGCGGCTGGTAGTCGTTCAAGTACCAGTCGTACAGCTCGTTGGACACCCCGAGCTTTGCCATCTTCTGGATGACGTCATTGGTCTCCCGACGCAGGATGCGCCCCAGCTCCGCCTCGAATTGCTTTCGATAGGAGAGGGCCACGCGCTGCTTGATGCGCGCGGCCTCCACCACATCGTGGCGGGAGCGGCGCAAAAACAGGCCGCGAGTCTGCACCGCTCGCTTCGAGCGCGGGGCCTCCTCTCCTGACGGCGCTGGTTGTGCGGAAGCATCCTCCCCAGGACGGTAGATGAGCATGTTCGCGGGAATCATGACCTTATCGCCGAAGTCGCCGTAGGAGGGGAGGTTCTCCCGCTGGCGCACCTCGTTGTGGGTCATGAAGCCCCACTGTAATCCGGTAGCGTAAGCACGGTAGCGGGCCTCTGTGTTGGTCTGCAGGAGAGCATTGTAGTTGGGCTCGATGTAATGCCTCCCTGGCGTGAGCAGCTTCGCCTCCAGCTCCTCCACCAGGCTGGTCATCCAAGGAGAGATGCTGTCAGCGATATAGATGCTGGACATCAGCTCCAGGGAGTTATAGTTCAGGTTCTGGTAGATACCCAACTTCCAAAGGGGGAGACGCAACAGGCGGGCTACCTCCTCCACGGTGAATGTGAGCAGGGCGAGCAGCTTCTGCTCGTCCAGTTCCATGGACAGCCTGGTCAGATCCCAGTCGCGCGGGAGGACGGCGACATTGAACCAGTTATGACTCCCCTTGAACTGCTGGAACTTGGCCTTTATCTGCTCCGCCTCCTCCTGTGTAGGGTCAAAAGGCAGCTTGACCACCATGCCAGGGGAGGCGCCGGACTGGAAATATCCGGTGAGGAACTTGGTCACCCGTTCCTGCAGGTTGGCTACATGGAGGAGGTAATCGGCCAGAGGGTATCCTATCCTCCCGTCGTATCCATATCCTGGGACGTGGATGATGTCTCTGGCCTGATAGGTGCGAGACCCTCCGCCGCTTTGGCTGCTCGAGACAGTATATAGCAGGGTATCGCCATTCACCGAGACGGCTACCCTCGTTGGGTCCACCACCCACAACTCGGCAGCCACTCCCCCGCTACGCCTGATGACCGCGTATCCATTCCCATACCAGATAGCTGCAGACCACAACTGATAGAAGAACCGGTACCCAGAATGCATGGGATTAGGGCGCTTGAGCAGATCCTGCACAGGGTGCCCGGTCGCTTTGACCCTCCCGCCATCGTCCCGCCGCTCGTAGAGGTCGAGCGGCACCCGGGCAAGATCCTGACACAGCACGTTCACGGCCGCGAGGACGGTGGACAACTTTTGAATGTTGGCGTCCGCGCCTCCCAGGCCGAGGAAATATGCCCCTATCCTGTGGTCCAGCGCACGCTTTTCTCTTTTCTTGCCGAAAAACGCCATGGGTCAATGCCCTCTGTTACTGGTTGAGCGGGGATGGGAACAGGTAACCTATTGCCGCGCCCAGTGCGGCTGTGAGAATAGGGGCCCCAACATCAACGGGAATGGTCCCCAAACCCATGAGGACGATCACCGCAGCGAGCGCCGCGATGATGACGGCGAATGCCATGACCTCTTTACTCATCCAAGATCACCTCCTAAAACAGATGGAAACCCTGTATCCCCCCGCCCCTGCGCGCATCAGGCATCTTCTGTCGCAGAAATAAGGCATTGATCAACGCAGTGGCCCCGTCGATAGGGGCTCCACTTTTGTGATCCGGATAGAGGAGCCCGTCGCTTCCGACCTTCACCCTCATGTTGGCGAGGTGGCGCAGGAGCAGGGGATTGCGTACCCTGATCCTCTTAGTCTGGAACAGCTTCCCCAGCTCAGAGATGGCCGGGGAGATGACCTTGCGGCTCTGGCGCACCTCCACCATCTGCACTTGCCGTTCCATCTTCTGGGCCAGGTGAAAGGCACACCAGGGGTCGTATCCCACCCCGACCACCCGATAGGGTGAGAGCAGCTTCTCGAACCTCATCATCAGGTCGTCGAAGTCAAATACATCCCCGCGGGGCAAGGTGATCCACCCTTTGCGCTCCATATCAAGGTAGTCCGTGCGGTGCTCGCGGCTCATCTCCTCCGCCCTACCCCGGGGGAGGAAGAACTGCGCGTCCACCTCCAGCCTCCCCTGCTCCGCCTCGCGGAACCAGACCAGGGCCGTGAGGTCGGTGGTCAGTGAAAGGTCCAGCCCCGCCCAGACCGTAGAGCCCGGCGGTATCTCCTTACCGCCCGCGGCCTGCGAGAGCAGGGAGGGTGCGATGAACGCCTCGCTGGACTGCACCCACTCGCAGAGATAGTAGCGGCGGAACTTCTCCTCCTCGGAGCGGATACCACGAGCCTTGGCGGCCTCGTCAGAGAGGAACTCCTCGGTAACCGTCTCTCCCAGAGAGGGGTTGAGTTTGCGCCACACCGCAGGGTCATCCCAGCGGTCCTCGGGATCAGGTGAATAGATGAGAGGCAGGAACCGCCTGTCCTCCACGGCCCCCTCAAGGACCTGCAGGCCATACTCATGCAGCCTGCGGCAGATGCTGTCCTGCCCGCCTGCGCCAGCGGTGGTGATGGCAAACACGATAGGGCGCTCCCTCGCCCCCACTGCGGAGGTCAACACGTCCCAGACCCCGGACGTCCTGTGGGCGTGCAGCTCGTCGATGATCACCCCGTGAGGCGAGAGGCCGTCCAGGGTGTCCTCATCCGACGCCAGCGGCTGGAAGAAACTCGACGTCCTGGGGAAGGAGAGGGACGTCTTGAAGAACTCCAGCTCCGGCGCCCAGGGGGAGCGGCGCACCATCTCCACTGCGGACTGCCACACTATGCGCGCCTGGTCCTTCTTGGTCGCGGCGGCATAGACCTCCGCCCCCTCTATCCCGTCGGCGAGGAGGAGGTAGAGCGCCACGACAGCAGCGAAGGAGGTCTTGCCGTTCTTGCGCGGCACCTCCACGTACACCTGCCGGTATCGCCGGGAGCCGTCAGTATCACGCCACCCAAAAAGCATGGAGGCGAGGAACTCCTGCCATGGGAGGAGGCGGAAGGGCTCTCCGGCCCAACGGTCCTTCCACTGCACGAGGGACCCGGCGAAGCGCGTGAACCTGCGCACGGCGGCAGTGTCATAGAGGTCTGGATGCGTGTCAAGGTCCTGTAAGTGCTTCTCAGCGAGAAGCTTTACCGCCCGAGGGGCGAGAATCTTCCCCTCGGCGATCGCCTTTGCGTACTTGCTGCCGCGGTCCATCCGCGGCGAAGTCTTCTTCTTCGTCGTCTTCTTCGTGGTCGCCATTCAGCAAGGCCTCCAGGGTGGCGAGCCTGTCTTCCTCCGGGCGCGCATAGCCGCGGGCCGCAGGAGCGAGACCGAGAGTCTTGGCCAGGGCGTGGAACTCCTTGAGTGTCGAGAGGTAGAGGAGGGCCGCAGGGCTGCGCTTGGGAGCGCCGCCCTTAGAATCTCGGACGATGGGGTCCTCAGTCATCACCTCTTGCTCCAGCCTGGCAAGGAACACGGATAGGGCGCAGTACCTGGCGACCGCATCCCGGTCGGCCTCGGTGAAGAGGCCGAGCCTCCGCAGGCGCCGCCAGACGGCCTGGGCCGGCTTACTCATGCCAGCCGGAGCAGCGCCGAGAGGACGATGCGGTTGTTTGCTTGCGTCTCTGTCGGGCCTGTAGGTCCCGGCAGCGCGTTTTTCCGTGGGTGGTTTCTTCCGGGCCATGTTTGATTACAGACCGTCGGCACGTACGCGGAGCTCCCCGCCCGGTGATGGGCGTGCCGAAGCCAGATTTTTCCACCCCCCTATCCCCGAACGATGTGCTTCCGCGTGGCAATGTCTACACAGTGTAACCAGATTTTCCCAGTTATGCGTCCCGTGAGGGAGGGGGATACGGTGGTGCACCACCTCGCCTGGCGCCCCGCACCTCTCGCAGTCAGGATGCCGAGCAAGGTACTCTGCTCGCACGCACTTCCACTTCCAGGTATAGCCCCGCTCCACCGAACCTGGGCGAAGGTCGGGGGCCTGGAGGCGGTGGTGGGTGCAGAACAGCGATCTCCTTTGAGCGGGATTATTACACGTCGGATAAGAGCATATTCTCATTGACTTTGTTGTCTACTAATATAAACATACTGGCCTATACCTAATTGAGGCGGGGCACAGTTAGCCCATATGCCCGTTCCCGTTGCACTGATGGTGCATGCCGTCCCGTTGATGGCCATATAGACCACAGAGCTGCTGTTGTTTTTCAACACCAGCCCCCGCTTCAACGCCCGCGGCGCACCAGCTGAGAGCAATGTCGCTGTGGTCCCGACAGTTACGGCGGCATGATGATAACAGCCGAATCCCCTCATTTTTCCTCCCTTGTTTTATCCCATAAAAACAAGCCCGACCTGATCGGGCTTATCCTATAGTCAACAATGCTCCATCTTATCTAAATTATCGATTGTTGCATAACTTTTTGTCAAGAAATTTAAAGGGTTAATAATTCTCCGGGAGCCCTTTTATGGCTTCCCACCTTATCATTTTCCTCCAATCGCCTCCTGAAAGAATTCGCCTGCCAAGACGGTCTAAGAAGTCATCCAGATCGCACAGATCTTGAAAGGCCTGGTCGTTTTTGACCAACCCGCTACGCTCCGCCCTCCTGCGCGATAGCCGAAATGGGCACCCCCCGGTTAACTCGTAGAGATCATGACGCCTGGTGCCCGACGCGAGCACATACAGGAACTCGATCGCAGCGAGTAATGGTTCTGGTGGGAGAATAGTGTCTCCTCCAGGCCTCAATCCACATCCCCCCAGATCTCTTTCTTCGCCTCCCTCACCCAATCCGCCAAGGCCTCCCGGAGGGCGGGGAGAAGCTCCTCGCGCACCACCCTGGATATGGCCACCCCGGCCGCGGCCTCCAGGCCGGAAATGTCCTCCTCCCGGCACAGCCTGCGGATGAGCTCCTCAGCGTCCATCCGATGCACCACGGACTTCTCTGGCGGGCGAAGATAAGCGCGGATGATGCGGACGGCCATCTGTTTAGTAAGCTCTTCCCGGCCATGCTTGATAGCTGATATCCTCTGCGGACTCACCCCCAGGCGTCTAGCTATCTCAGACACCCTCTCTTTGCGGAGTATCTTCTCCGCCTGGTCGCGCACGTCTACGATGTCCGCCCTCTCCATCAGCAATCCGTCCCTCCTATCTTGTGGTTCCTGCCACAATCCGGGATGAATCCGGCTATGGCGCCAAGAATCAGGAAGGTTACCGCACATGCCAATGAGAAGGGTTGCCAGAAGTAGCTCCCAAAGAATAAGGCGGCGAGCAGCCCGAAGAAGATGAGAGCCACAACCTTCGACGAGCGCATACCATCACCTCCTAATTGCGCATGGAGATCCAGTTGCGGTAGCCCGAGAGCATTAGGCAGCGCATGATCTGCAATAGCTCGCGTATCGGGATTGGATGTCTGATGGTGATCATTTCATCACCTCCTCTACACCGGCACTGATAGCCGTGGTTTTAATGCGCTGGACCTTGAGCCACAACAGATACACGTAGGCAACACAATCCAAAACCTCATACTCGAGCTCCTCTAAGACCGATTTGTGCACATAATCCTCGTCTCCATATCTCTCCGCTCCCAACTCGAGCCTCTCCTCAACCCGGCTGATAAGTGCAGATAATGGGTAGAGTTCGCGGTAGGGGTCCTTCATCTCGATTCCTCCAACTCGCGGATTATGGATTGCACACGTTCCATCCAGGGATGATCGGGCACGCAGTATCCCGGGCAATCGTAGGTTGATTGCGGCCTGCCGTAATGCTTAGCCAGCCAAGCGAAGTTGGCTCGGATGCCCTCCTCCCAGGAGGCAAATCCTTGTGGATAGGAGAGCATCCCCCAGGCGTTGTGGGGAGCGAAACACGCCAATCCGAAGGTCGACTCCGCCCCGGCTATGGCCACCGGGAGGTGAGGGTTGACGCCGGTGCGCTCGCCCTCCTCGGCAAACACTCTGCCGCATCCCGCAAGCGGGGATCCCCAGCGGGCGAGGTATGCGTCTATCCGGGATGCCACCGCCTGGAGGCGGGCCTCACTCTCGGCGAGATGCCGCTCCAGCCTCTCCGCCTCCGCCCAGGAGCGGAGGACCACCTGCTCCTCCTGTGGGTGAGAGAACTTGCGGACCTGCTCCACCTCCACACCCTGGATGGCTGCCTGGAGGATGGCCCATGCCGCAAGGGCCAAGAGCATCAACGCTATCCCGACCATCTTCTTCCGCCTCACTTCCACCTCCCAAAAAAGAGGGCCCGACCACACGGTCGAGCCCACTTTCCGCTCGGCTCGAAGCCGACACCTCAAGGTAGCGCCTGGACGAACAGGCTGGGGTTAGGGCTCACCTCCTTTCTCTCCTCTCGCTCCGCGGATGGCGGTGATCCGCCACCGTTTACCGTCCCAGAACAATTTGATAATGCCTCCACCCTTCCCCACGCGCTCCATGAGCCTCATCTCGGCCAGCACCCGCTCGTAGAAGCGGGGCAGGCACTGCTCGGCCAGGGGGCATATCAATTCATTCATCTTCCTTTAAACACCATCCAGCGGCATGGTAATCCTTACAATCCTGGCATATGTACGAGCGGCAAAGGTCGCACCAGGCGGCGCAGAGGTTGCCGCACTCGCACCTCTCGTCCAATGCGTCGTAATCCCAATATACGGTCATCTCAAAGCCTCCTCGATAGCACCGGACAGCCAGTCTCGTGGTCTCCACACTCGTACACGGACATTACCCAAGCTGTATCGCTCCACGTCAGCCAACTCTTCGAGCCATATCTTCTGATGGACGGTCAGCCGGCCACGCTCGCTCTTGAGCTCGGCGAGGATCAGCCGTCCCCTCCGGACCAACACCAAGTCCGGGAACCCCTCCGGGCTTCGGCGGCTATCGTAGGTGTGGTAATGCCGCCAGCCCGTAAGTTGGGCCAATTCTATTACCGCTGCCTGGAGCTCCTTCTCGGTCATGTCCAAACACTCCGCCAGCTGGTTCATGTCAACCGACTTACATCGGCTGCGGTCTATGCCCTTATCCTCTCCTTGACCTGCTTGATACAGTCCAACACCTTTTCCCTCTCTTCCTCCGTGAGATCTTTTCCGAGTATCTCCCCGAGGGGCACGGGTTCCTCGTGTGCATCCCTCTTTGCGGCCCTCTTCTCCTCGTCCCTTTTACGCTCCGCCTCCTCAAGGGCCCTGTCCCGCTCGATGAAAGCCTGCTTGATGGCGGGCATATAGTAGGCCAGGTTTGTGGGCCGGTCGGTGCCCTTGGACTCCTGGACGCGGCGGTCATGCTCTCGCTTCACAATCTCCACCACCTCCGCTGGCGAGAGGAGGCGGCAGACGGCTGAGAGCTCCTCCACCATGCGATCTTTTCGCCCGTCCCCGACCTGGGACCCAGTGAAGGGAGGGGCTCCGAGGATGGACTCGATCTCCCGGATGACCTCCCAGGCCTTCTCGCGGCTTTCGTTTGTAGGCGAATAACCGAGTGGTGCATTGTTTTGTTGTTGAAGGGAAGTGGGGGAAGGGGAGGGGGCAGAGGCTTCAAGCGTTTCCGATTTATTGTCGGATTCTTCCCTACGCCCGAGCGTGGTATCTTCTTCCCTTCTATTCCCTTCTTTTCTATTCCCTTCTTTTCTATTCAGGGGAACATGTTCCGAACATGTTCCCCACATGTTCCCCACATGTTCGGAACTTGTGGGGAATTTAGGAGGAGGAGGGTACTTATAAGTGGGTCGCTTTATGGACTGATGGCGGGAAAAGTTCCGAACATACAGGTATTTTTCTCCATTGGCGTCATATACTATGAGCTTTCCCATTTTGATAAGTTGATTGAGTAGGCAACATATATCAATGTCTGGGTCATAAGGAAATATCTGCGCGCGTATCTGTTTGGGCTTGAACGGGATCACTCCCTGATCATCCACGAAGTTCCAAAGGCCAATGTAGAGCAGCCGGCCTTCGAACGGCAGCTCCGCGATTTGTTCATCAACCCAAAAATCTGGATCAATGATTCTTTTACGAGCCATCTTGCCCCCCTAATTTCAGCTGGTTACTGGCCGGTTTATATTTCCTATTCCAGGCCCTTATCGGCATATCGTGCCGGTTGTGGCATAGCTGACAGAGGGCGCGGAGGTTCTCCGGGTCGTTGTTCGTTGGGTCGTGATCCAGGTGCGCAACGGTCAGTACCACAACCGACCCGGTCACCGGATGGGGCTTACGCGCCTCCGCTCCGCACCACTCGCATTTCCACCCAGACCTTTCCCGCACGCTTCGAGAGATTTCTCCCCAATTGTCTGGATAAATAAAATGTCGCTTATCCCGTTTGATGGGCATCCATATCCTCCGTTTCGATTGACAATTGGGCATTTAAGATTTCCTTGGCTATCTTCCTTGTGTTCTCGAGCGCGGCACGAAGACCGACGCCGTGGTTTATACCGTTACAGACGCAGTTGCATATTGGCCCCTTTGCGTTGTAGCACCTGGAATCACACTTACGGACACCGCCGGAGCTGGTCCGTTCGTGGATCAATGTAGCCATCACACCGCCTCCTCCAGGTCAAAAAGCCTTTCCATGGGCCCGAACTCCCGATCGAGCCCTTCCAGAATCCCTTCGATCACGGCTTCAAGGTCTTTCCGCCTGCTTTCGAGCTGGGCCAGCGTATGTCTGGCATGTTCTCTCGACCTCGGCCAGTAGAACCCTTCCGCCGGAGTGGAGCATATGGGCAGCCTGTGATCTTTGCGCAGGTGATTGATCATGGCCCTCACCTGTCTGTCGGTGCTCCCTAGAACGGCGGCGAGTTCCGGGGCGGAGACGGCTCTATCTCTCCTCCGCAGCAGGGAAACAAGATGCCTCTCTGTCCCATTACACCAAGTCATCTAACCTCTCCCGATGATGGTTGCATAGACAAGAGATAATCCAGGAGCAACTGTTGGTTGGGGTATCTGCGACGAACTAAGGTCCTCCGAGCTTGGGTAAACCCTAGCTCGTCAAACAACTGCTCGATGAGAGATTCCACATCGTCTTCCACATCATTGATTTCCATATTTTCATCCGATTCCATCGGTCTTTCTTCAGTGGCTTCTTCTGGTTGCTGGTATTGAGCTGCTTCCTCCGGGAAGAGATCATCCGGGGGCGCCTGATCCTGCAGGGGTGGGAGGGCCAAGACGGGCTTCTCCTCACTGGCCAGCCTGCGCAAGTCGTCCAGGCTCAGCGCTGAGGCCAGCTTTATGTCGAGGACATATATCTGCTTTTTCTTTCCGTCGGGTTGTACCTCCTTGGGGATGATGCGCAGCTTGAGGGGAACCATTGCGATACGTCCCACGAGAGCCCGGATATAATCCAGGCCAGAGTTGATGTTGACGATACTGTGGTAGCTCGATGTGTCAATCTGGAATACCCCTTCGCTGATGAGCTGTGGGATGACGAAGCGTAAATTCATGACCCGCCGGCATTTCTTTCTGTAGTCGGGGCATTCCTCAGGGTTGCACTCCACCTCCACCCACTCACCACCTTCGGATACCCGCTCGGCGGTGATGCCATCCCCACGGCAAGAGAGACCGGTCGTGCCGTAGCGCTTGAGATACTGAGGGGCGATCTGTTCCAGGTCGTCTACCGGGAAGATGATGTCGATCTCTTTTGCCCTCTCTCCAAAGATCTTGGTCAGTTGGTTACGATACTCATCCGGCCAAACGAAATAGTCGACCGCTCTGGGATATAAGGCTCCAGTCTTTTGGGATAGTGTCTTCTCGCCGAGGCGGATCTTGCCTGCCCTGGGGAGCCTGCGGCGGTCACTCACGCCGTGTATCATCTTCCACCTCCCATCACATCACATCCACTGATATGTGCCGTATGGCACCGGCGGCAAAGAGCGGATCCGCAATATCGGCAGATATACACGTGCACGATTTCGACCCCACAATCTCCACAAAAATGGGGGTGCCCGGAGGAGGAACCAGGGCTTTTAGGACGCTTAGGGGGTTGAGAAGGAACGGGCATGCGGTGGCTCTCCTCCGGGCAGGGGGTGGAACTCTTGTCTTGTACTTTCATCTCGGCTATTCTTTTCTCGCTATTATCTCTTCGCCTGGAGGCTCGGGAATCTGGCGAGAGCCCCGAGCCTCCCCTGCTGTTTTCGTGCCATTTCGCAATTCTCCACCGGCGCGGCGAAGCTCGGCTAGGTGCCGGCGGGTGATGCGGAAGCGTTTACGCCCATACCAAAAATCTGGCTCGATCATCCTCAACCCGCTCATGCTTGCATCTCCTTGAGCGTCCTGAGCAGGGTGGATGCCTTCGGCACGAAGACATCCACCGCCTCGACCCTGAACCTTTCCTTGAACTCCTCCACGTCCTCCGCCGCGAAGCGCACGCAGCGTGGGCCGAAGCGGTAGCAAGAAAGCTTACCCTGGCGCGCGTAGAGGCGAACTGTTTCAGGATTTATGTTCAGTATTTGGGCAACCTGTTCGGCAGTGAGGAGATTCATACCGCTTCCCTCCTGGAAAACGCCGACTTCAGGGCCTGGAGGTTCCTCCCTATCCACCCGGAAAGCTTGCGGTTGGCCCCCACCGCCGAAAGCCTGGCGGCCTCGGCGTCTTTGAGGTCGTAGAAGAGCAGCTTGAAGCACTCGTTCTGGATACTGTCCTCCGCCTGCTCCAGCTCTTCCAGGAGATGGCGACAGCGCTGGAAGAGGGCTTGGAACTCCTTGTGTCGCTGGTCGTGGAGGAGGAATATGTCCTCGAGCTTTCCCTGGTAAGCCGCCTGGCGCTTGTTGATGTCCAGGTAAGCGGCTCGGAGCTCCTCCACGGTGGCCTGGCGGGCGAGGATCTCCCGAGCTTTCGCCACCACGTCCATGATCTGCTCTTCCACCTCTCGGAGGGCGGCAATTTCGTGATAGTTATTCGCCCCTCTCACCTCATACCTCCGCGAGGGCTTTTCTTAGCTCCGGGTTGGGATAAATCATCTCCGGCGTGACCCCCAGGGCTTGGCAGATACGGAGAAGTTCTTCGTCTGTGGGAATACGTCGGCCGGAAGCGATGTCGTTTATGTAGGAGCGGGGGATGCCAGTTTGGTCGGCGAGCCGACGACGGCTGAGACCATTGATTTTTAAAAGCAATCCCAAGACATTATGCGCCTTCATGTCACTCCTCTTAGCGCGGCCGGTCAGTGGCCGTCATATCGAATTAAGCATATCACTATATCGATACTATTGTCAATACCATAAAATTATATATTCTGAACCATAAAAAATTATATTGTCCAAGCGATGGTTCAGAATATATAATTTTATGGAATAGAAACACGCCTCCTACAGTAAGGTGCCCAAATCATTACTAATTCCACCAAAATTTCTCGATATGTAACCAGTCAGTTCTATGCTTCGCCCCCTGCCAGGGGGCGGCTGAGACTACAACTGGCCCAATCGGCGTAGGCGGATATAGCCTGCGTTCCGCGTATCCTCCTCGCTCTGATCCGTACGTGCGATAGAAAGTCCCCGTGGTAGCAAGGACCACCCTTTTGGTCCCCAGTCTGTACGTCCTGCCACTCTGGGCAGCGCAGAGGATATCCATGTCATCCACGATGCGGTCGTGGACGTGGCCCATGAGGTAGATGTCCGCCTGCACAAAGCCCATCATCTCTCGCAGGCGGTTGACCTTCCAGCCAGCCGTGCGCCCTCCGCCGTGCCCGTGGTGGGCGAAGACGGTGAGGGTACGAGTGTCGTGGTTTCGGCGCAGGCTGAGGACCATGAGCGCTGCATACCCCAGATCCCTGACTCCCGTCTCGGCGACTAAGCGGTCAACGGGGTCCACGCCGTGGTAGAGTAGGGCCATCTCCTCGTGGTTGCCCCGGAGAAGGCCGAGGCACTTCTCCCGGCAGAGGATGGGGCGGCATATTTCGAGAAATTCCTCCACCTGCGATTCGATGACGTCAGCGAGGCGTGCGAGATGGCGCTCGGGGATCACGCGGGGATCAAATCTGCGGTCAGTGTGGCGAATGCATTCCAAGTAATCCCCCATCCCCAGCCAGTGGCAATGGGGCGTGGCAGCGATGTACCGCACCACCTGCCTGAGCGCATCCAGGTCGCAGTGAACAGTTCCGAGGTGGACGTCACCGATGGGGATAATTCGGATTACGGTGGAGCGGGAGGGGATGGGAATGGATTGTGATGTGACGATCATAGATCAGGTTAAGGTCCAACGAACACCGTGAGAGGCACTGGTGAGTGGATGGAGAGGACCACCCACTCCGGGTCTGCCATCACGCATGGGCGGATGTGCACGCCCGGCGCTTTGTCGGCATGGAGGGTTCCGGGTACTTTGTAGACAATGCGTCTAGCCGGAGGCTTCTTCCCGGTCTTCTGGTCGTTGGCCTGGGCATTCACCCAAACGACCACCTCTTCCTCGCCCGGGCCCTCGTAACCCAGGTCCAGCCACCAATCCCTGCGGAAGGCGGGGACGTGATAGACCCTTCGGCCATCCATCTCCGTGTTTTGCGGCACGATAATCTTTGGCACCAAACTCACCTCCTCTACCTTCGATGGCATAACATGGTATTTATCGCGTAAGTAATTAAGCAGGCCGCGCACCAGGGGATCACCCCACCCCGCCACCCCGATTGCCTCGTCCTCCGGAGATGTATAGAACCCGCACTCGACGAGCACCGAACAACGCGGGGCCTTGAGCACGGCCACGTCGTCTCTATAGATGATGCCGCGGAACGGAGAGGGAATCACACGCATCGCTGCGGCCAGGTAATCCGCCAGAGGCAGGGCCTCCTGATTGCGCCAGAGCACGCACCAGCCCCTCATGCCGGGCTTGTAGGCATCCTGGTGGATGTGCAGGGCTATGTCCGCACCCCAGCGCACAACGTCCTCGCGGGCGCGGATGTAGCAGTCGCCCTGGCCTGGGTAGTCCTCGCGGTCCCAGAGGCCCACCTCCACCTGGGGCAGAGCGGCCTGCAGCCGCTCCGCCACATGGCGTGCGATGCGGGTGGTATCGACTGGTGTCTCCGGCGAGGTTTCCTCCGGGTAGCCCTGCAGGCTGGAAACGATGGCGATTTTCATAGCTATCACCTCATACGGGGATTTATCGTATTTCCCAGGCACGGCACAACTTCTCCAAAACCTCGATAGTCCGCTCCTGTACCTGGGTGTAGTGCTCGAGGTGATTTAGGATAATCTTATCCCTATTGGCCATATTCTTGTTAATCTCTTCCAGCAGTTTCTGTTGCTCCCGCAGGGTGTCCTTAAGACAATCGAGGCTTCGCGTCAGCCGCCCGATCATCCAGCGCACGAGAAGCAGGGTGATGATGATGAGCGCCGCGCTGGCTGTCAGATTTTCCCAGGGTATGTTCCCCGCCATCAACTGACACCTCCCGCTCTCGTGCCCAGGAGCAGCGCCCAGAAGGCAAAGGTGGAATTTATTGGATATTGCGGTCCTCCAGTATCTACTACTGCCACCTTAAACGCCGTCGGTGTCTCGTCCCAGACGCTGCAGACGGTGATGCCCCACTGGGCCGCGGACCCCGTCTGACAGGCAATCGGGATGACCGCGGAGGAAAAGATGCCGTAGGGGATGGTCACCTGGAAG harbors:
- a CDS encoding phage portal protein, translating into MAFFGKKREKRALDHRIGAYFLGLGGADANIQKLSTVLAAVNVLCQDLARVPLDLYERRDDGGRVKATGHPVQDLLKRPNPMHSGYRFFYQLWSAAIWYGNGYAVIRRSGGVAAELWVVDPTRVAVSVNGDTLLYTVSSSQSGGGSRTYQARDIIHVPGYGYDGRIGYPLADYLLHVANLQERVTKFLTGYFQSGASPGMVVKLPFDPTQEEAEQIKAKFQQFKGSHNWFNVAVLPRDWDLTRLSMELDEQKLLALLTFTVEEVARLLRLPLWKLGIYQNLNYNSLELMSSIYIADSISPWMTSLVEELEAKLLTPGRHYIEPNYNALLQTNTEARYRAYATGLQWGFMTHNEVRQRENLPSYGDFGDKVMIPANMLIYRPGEDASAQPAPSGEEAPRSKRAVQTRGLFLRRSRHDVVEAARIKQRVALSYRKQFEAELGRILRRETNDVIQKMAKLGVSNELYDWYLNDYQPRHRDYVVSGLRDVMIAEAEAVQALVAAEVQGFAGITPRVQDCIDVHAERVADRLLKRNASALHGIVLDGLEEAEARKAVQGWIAEVAPQLAAWEAVRISGLVSKAEYHYHGLPFQWVHLDNLSPCELLDGKVLQPSFRCEGNPFLSVSDQLRLKDGREFNPGWNVTTPPITEGCTCQIMAVFD
- a CDS encoding VRR-NUC domain-containing protein, whose product is MTEKELQAAVIELAQLTGWRHYHTYDSRRSPEGFPDLVLVRRGRLILAELKSERGRLTVHQKIWLEELADVERYSLGNVRVRVWRPRDWLSGAIEEALR
- a CDS encoding helix-turn-helix transcriptional regulator, with translation MKAHNVLGLLLKINGLSRRRLADQTGIPRSYINDIASGRRIPTDEELLRICQALGVTPEMIYPNPELRKALAEV
- a CDS encoding terminase large subunit yields the protein MATTKKTTKKKTSPRMDRGSKYAKAIAEGKILAPRAVKLLAEKHLQDLDTHPDLYDTAAVRRFTRFAGSLVQWKDRWAGEPFRLLPWQEFLASMLFGWRDTDGSRRYRQVYVEVPRKNGKTSFAAVVALYLLLADGIEGAEVYAAATKKDQARIVWQSAVEMVRRSPWAPELEFFKTSLSFPRTSSFFQPLASDEDTLDGLSPHGVIIDELHAHRTSGVWDVLTSAVGARERPIVFAITTAGAGGQDSICRRLHEYGLQVLEGAVEDRRFLPLIYSPDPEDRWDDPAVWRKLNPSLGETVTEEFLSDEAAKARGIRSEEEKFRRYYLCEWVQSSEAFIAPSLLSQAAGGKEIPPGSTVWAGLDLSLTTDLTALVWFREAEQGRLEVDAQFFLPRGRAEEMSREHRTDYLDMERKGWITLPRGDVFDFDDLMMRFEKLLSPYRVVGVGYDPWCAFHLAQKMERQVQMVEVRQSRKVISPAISELGKLFQTKRIRVRNPLLLRHLANMRVKVGSDGLLYPDHKSGAPIDGATALINALFLRQKMPDARRGGGIQGFHLF
- a CDS encoding helix-turn-helix domain-containing protein, with amino-acid sequence MNLLTAEQVAQILNINPETVRLYARQGKLSCYRFGPRCVRFAAEDVEEFKERFRVEAVDVFVPKASTLLRTLKEMQA
- a CDS encoding HNH endonuclease, which translates into the protein MPIKRDKRHFIYPDNWGEISRSVRERSGWKCEWCGAEARKPHPVTGSVVVLTVAHLDHDPTNNDPENLRALCQLCHNRHDMPIRAWNRKYKPASNQLKLGGQDGS
- a CDS encoding glucosaminidase domain-containing protein, whose amino-acid sequence is MFAEEGERTGVNPHLPVAIAGAESTFGLACFAPHNAWGMLSYPQGFASWEEGIRANFAWLAKHYGRPQSTYDCPGYCVPDHPWMERVQSIIRELEESR